The Strix aluco isolate bStrAlu1 chromosome 1, bStrAlu1.hap1, whole genome shotgun sequence genome has a window encoding:
- the RBM12B gene encoding RNA-binding protein 12B, protein MAVVIRLQGLPVVAGPADIRRFFLGLNIPDGGVHIIGGEIGEAFIIFATDEDARRAMSCSGGFIKDSRIELFLSSKAEMQNTIEMSRKRFDRGGRETMSGSRRTGTNGSGASGVGDIPHLVTPFPKGISKPGYGPPNHPEAGFHTNGTRHGDIGIPKSNYQSRKDSHPFNPDDLYLFLRGIPYSATEVEVRAFLSGIRVDGVILIKHRNGLNNGDCLVKFATPGDALEGLKRHRQYMGQRFIEISPSTEERWIEYGGRVDMPNEIDHFLCEDRSPRSSGYMHSRKHSHSRSPRRRTRSRSSPNHEYYIHLRNLSANVEKRDLRAFFPDVDIGSKQIKILTDKHQRRTRDAFVVIRSERDYQAALECHRKVLLNRPVYIFPISRKSMLKIIDSCERKRSQDRDHPGQAIPEKSYREGHSGPKICVYVRNFPFDVSKIEVQKFFARFDIDEDDIYLLYDDKGVGLGEALVKFKSEEQAMKAENLNRRRFLGTEVLIRLISEEQMQKFGVTVPLSAPNEMQGHSHPYDRGELSRPVGSPSGPPQGPPMHSFGPPGNFRHPSEFRHPPEDFMCPPKDFRGPPPLMDFGGDSEPFGRMEFGNNKMGSFPEGRFMPDPNFSGGSERVVPIRLKNLPFKATPNEILDFFYGYRVIPESVSVQYNEQGLPSGDAIVAMTNYEEAMAAINELNDRPIGPRKVKLSLL, encoded by the coding sequence ATGGCTGTAGTCATCCGTTTACAGGGGCTTCCTGTTGTTGCGGGTCCTGCAGATATTCGTCGTTTCTTCTTGGGATTGAATATTCCTGATGGAGGTGTGCATATTATTGGAGGAGAGATTGGGGAGGCTTTTATTATATTTGCAACAGATGAAGATGCACGGCGTGCCATGAGCTGTTCAGGAGGGTTTATCAAGGACTCGCGCATAGAGCTCTTTCTCAGCAGCAAGGCAGAAATGCAGAATACCATAGAAATGAGCCGGAAGCGATTTGACCGTGGGGGACGAGAAACTATGTCTGGTTCTAGAAGAACAGGTACTAATGGTTCTGGTGCATCAGGTGTTGGAGACATTCCACATTTAGTCACGCCTTTTCCAAAAGGAATAAGTAAACCTGGTTATGGTCCACCAAATCATCCAGAGGCTGGTTTCCATACCAACGGCACAAGACATGGTGATATAGGTATACCTAAATCAAACTATCAGTCGAGAAAGGATTCTCATCCATTTAACCCAGATGATCTTTACTTATTTCTACGTGGTATACCTTACTCTGCAACAGAAGTTGAAGTACGTGCTTTCCTTTCTGGGATACGAGTGGATGGAGTGATTCTGATAAAGCATCGCAATGGTTTAAACAATGGTGATTGCTTGGTAAAATTTGCTACGCCTGGTGATGCCTTAGAAGGACTTAAACGTCATAGACAGTACATGGGTCAGAGGTTTATAGAAATTAGCCCATCTACAGAGGAACGGTGGATCGAATATGGTGGGAGGGTAGACATGCCAAATGAAATAGATCACTTCTTGTGCGAAGATCGTTCTCCAAGAAGTTCGGGCTACATGCATTCAAGGAAGCATTCTCATTCAAGATCGCCAAGGAGACGAACACGTTCTCGTTCATCTCCCAACCATGAATATTACATACACTTAAGAAATCTGTCTGCTAATGTGGAGAAGAGAGATTTGAGAGCTTTTTTCCCCGATGTGGATATAGGCAGCAAACAGATAAAGATTCTAACGGATAAGCATCAGAGGAGGACTAGAGATGCCTTTGTGGTGATAAGGAGTGAGAGAGATTATCAGGCTGCTTTGGAATGTCATAGAAAGGTTCTTCTCAATCGTCCCGTTTACATTTTTCCAATTTCAAGAAAGTCAATGTTGAAAATAATTGATTCTTGTGAGAGGAAAAGATCACAGGACAGAGATCATCCTGGACAGGCCATACCGGAAAAAAGTTACCGGGAAGGTCATTCTGGACCTAAGATTTGTGTTTATGTAAGGAATTTTCCATTTGATGTGTCAAAAATTGAAGTGCAAAAGTTCTTTGCGAGATTTGATATTGATGAAGATGACATTTACTTGCTCTATGATGACAAAGGAGTTGGGCTCGGAGAAGCATTAGTGAAGTTTAAATCTGAAGAACAAGCCATGAAAGCAGAGAATTTAAATCGTCGAAGATTCTTGGGAACAGAGGTATTAATAAGACTTATATCTGAAGAGCAGATGCAGAAATTTGGTGTAACTGTACCATTGTCTGCGCCAAATGAAATGCAGGGTCATTCACATCCATATGACAGGGGTGAGCTTTCTCGTCCAGTTGGTTCACCATCTGGGCCACCACAAGGGCCACCCATGCATTCATTTGGTCCCCCTGGGAACTTTAGGCATCCTTCTGAATTTAGGCACCCCCCTGAGGACTTCATGTGCCCTCCTAAGGATTTTAGAGGTCCGCCACCCCTCATGGATTTTGGTGGTGACAGTGAACCTTTTGGCAGAATGGAGTTTGGGAATAATAAAATGGGAAGTTTTCCTGAAGGAAGATTTATGCCAGATCCGAATTTCAGTGGTGGTTCTGAACGTGTTGTTCCTATTCGATTGAAAAATTTACCTTTTAAAGCCACTCCTAATGAGATTCTGGATTTTTTCTATGGCTACCGAGTGATACCAGAGTCAGTTTCTGTACAGTACAACGAACAAGGATTACCTTCGGGTGATGCCATCGTTGCTATGACAAACTATGAGGAGGCTATGGCTGCTATTAATGAACTGAATGATAGGCCAATTGGTCCACGGAAAGTGAAGTTGAGCTTGCtgtaa